In Actinomyces radicidentis, one genomic interval encodes:
- a CDS encoding undecaprenyl-diphosphate phosphatase, protein MNWLHAILLGIVEGITEFLPVSSTGHLNIVEKLLGYNIDSVGMTAFTAVIQVGAIIAAIVYFWSDIVRIVTAWVKGLGNQHARNDPDYTLGWGIILGSIPVAVIGLAFKDFIEVTSRSLWVIAGALIVWSAVMWFADRRQNLTKGMKQVGIVDALAIGCFQALAPVFPGISRSGATISAGLFRGFDRVTATRLSFYMGIPALLAAGALEAVTSAGDIADTVGWGPTALATVVSGVVAFATIKWLLDFVSSNKFTSFLIYRVALGVVIIGLVGFGAVAA, encoded by the coding sequence ATGAACTGGCTGCACGCCATCCTCCTCGGCATCGTCGAGGGCATCACCGAGTTCCTCCCGGTGTCCTCGACCGGACACCTCAACATCGTCGAGAAGCTCCTCGGCTACAACATCGACTCCGTCGGCATGACGGCCTTCACCGCCGTCATCCAGGTCGGCGCGATCATCGCCGCCATCGTCTACTTCTGGTCGGACATCGTTCGCATCGTCACCGCGTGGGTCAAGGGCCTGGGCAACCAGCACGCCCGCAACGACCCGGACTACACCCTCGGCTGGGGCATCATCCTGGGCTCGATCCCGGTGGCCGTCATCGGCCTTGCCTTCAAGGACTTCATCGAGGTCACCTCCCGCTCCCTGTGGGTCATCGCGGGCGCCCTCATCGTCTGGTCGGCCGTCATGTGGTTCGCGGACCGGCGTCAGAACCTCACCAAGGGCATGAAGCAGGTCGGCATCGTCGACGCCCTCGCCATCGGCTGCTTCCAGGCCCTCGCCCCCGTCTTCCCGGGCATCTCGCGCTCCGGCGCGACCATCTCCGCCGGCCTGTTCCGCGGCTTCGACCGCGTGACCGCGACGCGCCTGTCCTTCTACATGGGCATCCCGGCGCTGCTCGCCGCGGGCGCCCTCGAGGCCGTCACGAGCGCGGGCGACATCGCCGACACGGTCGGATGGGGCCCGACGGCGCTCGCGACGGTGGTCTCCGGCGTCGTCGCCTTCGCGACGATCAAGTGGCTGCTCGACTTCGTCTCCTCGAACAAGTTCACGAGCTTCCTCATCTACCGCGTCGCCCTGGGCGTCGTCATCATCGGCCTCGTCGGCTTCGGGGCTGTAGCGGCGTAA